The sequence below is a genomic window from Babesia bigemina genome assembly Bbig001, chromosome : II.
ACGACTAAGTTTGTGAACGTCGCGAATTTAAACGAGTACCTAAGTTCCGCGTCCGGCCCTAACTGTCGCGTGGTGGTCCAGCCAGTTGAGGCGGGTTCCGCGATCGCAGAGCAGCTCGACCGCGCGTTGGAGGAGCTTCAGCAGCGCAAAGCCGTGTCTGCGAGTCCAGGATCGACTACGCCCGGGTGCTCGAACGGACAGCATGCAAACACGCCGGTTAACAcccccgccgccacgccctCGCATCTGCCGCAGCCAGCCTCCACTTCCGCGGTGGCGTCCGTTCAGACACTGCGTCAAGCACACTCCGAAGAGCTAACCAGGCCGGCAACGTTCATGCAACAGCAGTACCGCGCCGCGGAAGTGCGATCGGCCGAGAACTTGACTTCCGTAGCGTCAAGCCACCGCTGCGTCGTGTCTTCGTCGACCTCCCAAAGCGAGGCGGCGCAGGACCCGAACTCTGACCTCAAGGGGCGCGTTTCGTCATTGTTAATGCAGCTTAAGAGCGTGAATTTGGTTCCTAGCACCCCTGAGGCTAGGTCAGAGGCGGACGGTGCGCAGCGCACCACCGTGGACTCGTACTCGTCCTTCTCCGATTTCAACGTTAAGAACGCGGGAGCGCATAATGATGGAGAGACTACGAAAGCTAACTCCGAAGAACCCGTGATGCGCATTGAAACCAAGCCTAACCCCGCCGTGTTAGTGTTGAAGTCCCCCGTCGCAGCCCAACCCGTGGCTGAGGAGGAATCGAAGTCGCCATCTCAGGGCTGCCGCGAGGCGTGTCAGGAAACCAATACACTATCTTCAACGCTCTTGTGCCAAAATTCGGCCACGTGTACGTATAGGGAAAATCCCAACGTGGAGTCCACGCTCGGTCCCCAGCAGCGTGACTGCGCCCAGCGGcccgtgcagcagcaggggcCTGCGGAGGACCCAATGTCCGCCCTTGCCGCGAGCATGCAAAAACAAGCAGCAGTGAGGGCCAGTGGCGATGTCTTCAATGAAGAGAAAAGCGAAAGCAGAGTTGTGAGGAGGTTCAACGTGCCGGTGCGCAATGCCCCCGCGAAGCCCGTGGAAGAGCCCAGGGACAACATGCTACGTGGTTTAAACGTGCAAGCACCAACTTCTAACATGAAACCCCAGCGGTCTGTGGACTCGTCGATGCAGTACATGCCCAGGCAGCGCACGCAACGCGTTAACCACGTGCGCAAGGTGGGCCCGCGCAGGAAGGCCGTGGTGGTCGGGTGCAGCTACTACGGCGACCCCGAGGCGTGCCTGCGTGGCCCGTGCAACGACGCGATGCTGTTCGCGTCCACGCTGGTGACCCACATGGGCTACGACCCTGACGACGTGTTGCTGCTGATCGACACGGAGCCTGCGGATATCTACACCCGTCAGCTGGTTGCGATGTCGTCGAGGCCGAACCCTTCGCTGTCATCGCGCCGCAACTCCATGGAGCGCCGCAAAACTGGCGTCATTGGCGGGCTACTGGGAGGGCTGATCGAGGACGTGTTCAAGGGCGTGGTGGCCGACAGCGACCTGGACGTCCCCGAGATGCTGATGCTCGACTCGCCGGGCGCCGCGATCGACGAGTCCAACCGACCGTCGCGCGCCAACATTCTAAAGGCACTGCGTTGGCTGGTCAGCGGCACTCGCCCCGGCGACTGCGGGGTGTTTTACTTCTCCGGCCACTCCGTCCAGACCGACGACATGAGCGGCTGGGAAGGTGAGGGCTACGACGAGGCTATTGTACCGTGCGACTACATGTCTTTCGGCGACCCTTCTCGTGGCGTGATCCCTGCGGCCCAGCTGCGTCAGGTGATCCAGTCGGTGGACAAGCGGTGCCAGATGACCATCGTCCTGGACACGGTGGGCATGCAGACGGCGCTCGACCCTGCCGGCCGCAGCGGCCCGTGGCGCTACATCAaaggcgccatgctgcgcGGCATCTGGCCGCTTACCGACGCCACCGGCAAGATGCAGCGCGCTTGCTACGACGCCGATGTGTGGCGCGACGTGCACATGCAACAGCAGCTGGTGCGGCCGAAGTTCCTGCCGATGCTGCAAGTGGACTGCGCCGCGGCGTTGCTGGACGGTTTCATCTCGTCCAACACCGGCGCCGTGTCGTCTAACTCGCTGTGCCTCGCCGCTGCGCCGTTTCAGGATGTTGCCGTCGAGGCGCTGTTCCGCCCGGTGTCGCTGAGCGGGATGCCGCTCGCGCCGAGCATCTACCAAGGGTGCGAGCAGGTGGTGTGCCACGGCGTTTTCACGTACTGCCTCGTGGCCACGCTACTGAAAGACCGTGCGTCGAAGCGTGGCGGCATCACCGTGCGTGAGATAATTTCGGGCATTCAGCGTCGGTGCAAGTACCTGCGTTCGACGCGTTTGCCGAAGCTGAGCCAGGCGTGTGAGGCCACCGTGCACCCCGCCGGCGTGGCGTCCGTGGACGACTTCTTCTTGTCCCCCTGGGGCGGCCGCGTGCTCATCGACCGCCACCGGAATATCGCCGTGGAGCATCCTCTGAAGGCCCTCAGCGCGGGGCTGGGCGCGTTCCTGACGCTGCCGGAGGCGTGGATGCAGCTGCACAACGAGGGTCGCATGCGCGCCGTGGAGCAGAGGGAGAAGTTCGGGCGTATGCGCAGCGCCGTGGTGAACGGAAGCCGCATGGTGACGGAGGACCTGCGCCagatgctgctgcagcaacagCAGGCGCAGCACGGGTACGTGTCGCGCGTGCCGAGCAACACTGTGATGCTGGGCCACGtgcctcagcagcagcgcgtggACGCGGGCAACAGCTGGTACGGCAAGGTGTCCGCCGCCCAGAGCCCGCAGCAGAGGCGGTCGCCCGAGTTCGACCCGCGCCATGCGCTCTACCAGCCGCAGTGCCAGCAGCAACGCCAGCAGATGcacgtgctgcagcagcacaacCATTACGAGCCGCAGTACCAGCAGTACGTGGTCCATCCGTCCTTCAACATGGCGGGCCACGCGCAGCGgtgcgccggcgccgctgccaACATGCCTCTCGGGATGACGTTCCCCGGCGCGTACCACGCGCAACAGTACCAGGAGTCCGAGGAGTACTTCGAGGCTTCACCTCCCCAGTTCGGCGCGTGCCAGCAGGCGCCTACCGCGCCCTTCATGCACTTCGTTgctccgcaggcggcgCAGAAGCACGAGCCCAGGCGGAGGTCGTACCATTGTCGCAGCAGCACTTCGACGATGCCGGACATGGGCTGCCAGTCGCGCCCCGCCGTCGTGCGCCACAACACCGGCTCGTGCCACCGCGGCAACAtcaagctggcggagcacCTGACGAGCTCGTTCGTGGCCCAGCTGCCCACCGCGCAGCACTACTTTTAAGATAATCACACTGCTAATACGCTGCCGTTGTCTCTGGAGTTGTTCTGCATCTGACTGGGTCGTGTTCCTCCGCCGTGACGGGGCGTCTCCGTCGGCGCGTGCGTTCATTTCTCACTTGCATGATGTCGGACGGCGTGGAGcgcagcggcggcgatATGGCCGTGACCAAACCCGTCGAGTTCATCGACTACAACTGCGACATTAGGTGCGCCGACTTCGCGAGATGTGTATGCTGTGCAGCGACTCGTTCAACGAGTACCTGAGGGGCGAGAAGTTCGAGAAATTCGGGTTCCGCTACAATGTGCTGTCGATCCTGGGCTGCCAGAGCAGCgggaagagtgggtagcgTCGGTTTGAAGTCTCAGTTTGCGCAGgctcgctgctcaacgcgGTCTTCGGGCTCAGCTTCGACGTGATGGACACCAAGCTGGGCCACAGCCAGACCACCAAGGGCCTCTGGGGCGCGCTGGTGTTGCCCGAGGACGCCGAGCAGCACAACGCGACCCTGGTGATCGACGTGGAGGGCACCGACTCCAGGGAGCGCGGCGAGGGCCGCCTGACGTTCGAGCACCGTTCCTCGCTGCTGTGCCTGGCCATTTCCGACTGCGTGGTGATTAACCTGTGGTACCACTCGCTGGGCAACCTGACCGGCTCCAACTACGGGCTGCTGAAGACTGTGATGGAGGCCAACCTGGAGCTGATGGAGGGCACCGACAGTTCGATGTAAGTTTGCCGCCGCGGTAAGCGCTCACTGCGCGTCAGGGGCCCAGTGGAGTGCAAGACTATTCTGTGCTTCTGCATCCGCGACTGGTTCCCGGAGCTCGCTCCGCTGGAGACCGTGCGCGGCAAGATCGTCAACGGCTACATGCAGGGCATCTGGAGCGAGATCCACAAGCCCGCCAAGTTCCAGAACGCCGCGATGGAGGACGTGTTCCGCATCGAGCTGTTCGGTTTCAACCACGCGCTCGCGCACAAGGAGGAGTTCGCCGCGGACGCCCGCAGGTTCCGGTCCGAGTGGCTGAACAACATCCGGCCCACGTCGTACTCGCGCGCGGTGCCGTCTGACGGCTTCTTCTACTACGCCAGGAACATTTTGAACACCGTGAAGGAGCAGAACCACCTGGACATCCCCACCCAGCGCGAGATGCTGGCCAACTTCCGGTGCCAGGAGATCAAGGTGTCCGTGCTCGGCGAGGTGGAGCCCAAGGTGGCGGCGATGCTCGCGGACGCGCAGTCCGGCAGCGTGGTAAACTTCAGCGAGCGCGCCGCTGAGGTGGCCGACCATGCCGTTGAGGCGTACCTCGAGTCCGCGTCGCGTTACGACGCGGAGACGAGCCAGAAGATCGGGAGGGAGCTCGTTCGCGCGCTGCTGCAAAAGATGCAGCCCAGTTTTGACGCCCTGATGGCGCAGGAGTGCTCCGAGATTGCCGTCCGCGCGACCGTCAAGATGGAGGAGAAGTTTTCGCTGAGCGGCAAGGGCCGGTCGCTGCTGGTGGGCGGTAGCCCCGCGACGGAGGCGTGGCCCAAGTTCACTGAGTCGTGCGAGTCCATCAGGTCCGAGCTGTGGGAGTCGCTGAACGCGCGGATGCAGGCCCACTCCGTGAGCTACAGCCACCAGAGCGGCATCGCCGTCGACCACGCCTTCgacaccaccgccgccagcgaCATGTTCAACGTGACCTTCAGGAACGAGGTCGACGTGGTGAAGAAGCGGCACCTGCACGCGCTGCGCGAGCAGATCGCCGACCTCATCGACGCCGGTTTCAAGGTGATCGAGAccgtgctgctggagaacgGCGTCACCAGCGACAAGTACTGGGGCGCCGTGAACTCTCACATCGAGCAGGCGTACCAGTCGTCGCTGGACCTGTACAGGTCGTGCTACGGGGGCATGATTTCGCCCGTGCAGTCGCAGGAGTTCGAGTACTTCGCCTTCGTGGCACTGGTGGGCCGCACCAAGGCCAACCTCGACCGCGTCGAGTCGCGCATCACTGAGATCATCGTGGAGCGCTTCGAGCAGTTCTTCATGTACCAGGAGCGCGACGGCGAGTCGATCCCGCGCGCGTGGGAGTCGTGCAGCGAGGacgagctgcagcagaCGTACGCCCGCTGCAAGAAGGAGGCGCTGAACGTGGTGGCCGTGATCCGGGACTGCCGTCCGTCAAAGCTGAAGGTGCCCCGTTTCGACGTGTCTGAGCTGAAGCCCACCCACGTGCTCTACCGCGAGCTGAGCACCGGCGTGTCCGGGCTGGTGGCCGGCGAGTCGTCCCTGAGCGACGACGTGCTGGTGGACACCGTGAAGGCGTGCAAGCTGCGCTTCCACGAGCTGTACCACCGTGCCCACCAGATCCAGAGCTACGCGCGCGGCGGCATTTCGTGGCGCACCATCCCCACGTACTTCtgggtgctgctgctggtcTGCGCGTGGAACGAGATCTGCACGGCGCTGCGTGTCATCTTCAAGGTGCAGGTGCTCATCCCGGTGGTGATTCTGGTGTTTTTGGCCGTGCAGTACGGCTCAACGTATGTGTTCGGCGACTCGGCGAGGGCGTAAGTGCGGTTGCGTTGCGTCACATTTTCCGCAGGGTGCTGGAGCCCCTGAAGGCGCAGGCGCGCAGCCTGTGCTTCCAAGGGGCCCGCTGGGCCTTCCACGCTGCCTCAACGGCAGTTTCCGTCGCCAGGGACGTGCGCGGTGCCCGGAGCGCGCGTAGCGCGTCTGTACcggaggacgacgatggcagcagcgccgcggAGAAGGACAGTCCTCCACCAAGCTGAGCAGCGgcgcgccgctgcacgaccGCAGCGGCACATTTCGGCATTCGCGCTGCTCTGCCACTTTGCGGTAAGCGTTGCCCCAATCGGTGGTGGTGTGTCGCCGCGGCGTCTGCCGGCGGCCGCCCCTGCGCCCTCCGATGGGCGCCAGTGTGATTTTTTC
It includes:
- a CDS encoding root hair defective 3 GTP binding protein, putative, with amino-acid sequence MSDGVERSGGDMAVTKPVEFIDYNCDISDSFNEYLRGEKFEKFGFRYNVLSILGCQSSGKSSLLNAVFGLSFDVMDTKLGHSQTTKGLWGALVLPEDAEQHNATLVIDVEGTDSRERGEGRLTFEHRSSLLCLAISDCVVINLWYHSLGNLTGSNYGLLKTVMEANLELMEGTDSSMGPVECKTILCFCIRDWFPELAPLETVRGKIVNGYMQGIWSEIHKPAKFQNAAMEDVFRIELFGFNHALAHKEEFAADARRFRSEWLNNIRPTSYSRAVPSDGFFYYARNILNTVKEQNHLDIPTQREMLANFRCQEIKVSVLGEVEPKVAAMLADAQSGSVVNFSERAAEVADHAVEAYLESASRYDAETSQKIGRELVRALLQKMQPSFDALMAQECSEIAVRATVKMEEKFSLSGKGRSLLVGGSPATEAWPKFTESCESIRSELWESLNARMQAHSVSYSHQSGIAVDHAFDTTAASDMFNVTFRNEVDVVKKRHLHALREQIADLIDAGFKVIETVLLENGVTSDKYWGAVNSHIEQAYQSSLDLYRSCYGGMISPVQSQEFEYFAFVALVGRTKANLDRVESRITEIIVERFEQFFMYQERDGESIPRAWESCSEDELQQTYARCKKEALNVVAVIRDCRPSKLKVPRFDVSELKPTHVLYRELSTGVSGLVAGESSLSDDVLVDTVKACKLRFHELYHRAHQIQSYARGGISWRTIPTYFWVLLLVCAWNEICTALRVIFKVQVLIPVVILVFLAVQYGSTYVFGDSARAVLEPLKAQARSLCFQGARWAFHAASTAVSVARDVRGARSARSASVPEDDDGSSAAEKDSPPPS
- a CDS encoding peptidase_C14 domain containg protein, which translates into the protein MHSVPVKNSPPPDLASAALAAHQDVVQVLKTTKFVNVANLNEYLSSASGPNCRVVVQPVEAGSAIAEQLDRALEELQQRKAVSASPGSTTPGCSNGQHANTPVNTPAATPSHLPQPASTSAVASVQTLRQAHSEELTRPATFMQQQYRAAEVRSAENLTSVASSHRCVVSSSTSQSEAAQDPNSDLKGRVSSLLMQLKSVNLVPSTPEARSEADGAQRTTVDSYSSFSDFNVKNAGAHNDGETTKANSEEPVMRIETKPNPAVLVLKSPVAAQPVAEEESKSPSQGCREACQETNTLSSTLLCQNSATCTYRENPNVESTLGPQQRDCAQRPVQQQGPAEDPMSALAASMQKQAAVRASGDVFNEEKSESRVVRRFNVPVRNAPAKPVEEPRDNMLRGLNVQAPTSNMKPQRSVDSSMQYMPRQRTQRVNHVRKVGPRRKAVVVGCSYYGDPEACLRGPCNDAMLFASTLVTHMGYDPDDVLLLIDTEPADIYTRQLVAMSSRPNPSLSSRRNSMERRKTGVIGGLLGGLIEDVFKGVVADSDLDVPEMLMLDSPGAAIDESNRPSRANILKALRWLVSGTRPGDCGVFYFSGHSVQTDDMSGWEGEGYDEAIVPCDYMSFGDPSRGVIPAAQLRQVIQSVDKRCQMTIVLDTVGMQTALDPAGRSGPWRYIKGAMLRGIWPLTDATGKMQRACYDADVWRDVHMQQQLVRPKFLPMLQVDCAAALLDGFISSNTGAVSSNSLCLAAAPFQDVAVEALFRPVSLSGMPLAPSIYQGCEQVVCHGVFTYCLVATLLKDRASKRGGITVREIISGIQRRCKYLRSTRLPKLSQACEATVHPAGVASVDDFFLSPWGGRVLIDRHRNIAVEHPLKALSAGLGAFLTLPEAWMQLHNEGRMRAVEQREKFGRMRSAVVNGSRMVTEDLRQMLLQQQQAQHGYVSRVPSNTVMLGHVPQQQRVDAGNSWYGKVSAAQSPQQRRSPEFDPRHALYQPQCQQQRQQMHVLQQHNHYEPQYQQYVVHPSFNMAGHAQRCAGAAANMPLGMTFPGAYHAQQYQESEEYFEASPPQFGACQQAPTAPFMHFVAPQAAQKHEPRRRSYHCRSSTSTMPDMGCQSRPAVVRHNTGSCHRGNIKLAEHLTSSFVAQLPTAQHYF